One Paramisgurnus dabryanus chromosome 9, PD_genome_1.1, whole genome shotgun sequence genomic window, TTAATGAAAAATGAAGAAACGAGTCAAATCTCATTTTTGAGAGGAATATAGACAAACTGTGGGGGTAAAACTGATAGAGTTCCTTTGAAATACTTGGACTACTTGCACAGAGCTTTTGTGACACAGTtctgttttaaaattaaagggGAGCGCAGGGCAAAGCCTAATGCTTTTTGTTTTTCTCAATAATTCAAAACATACATATATCCTATATATTAATTACATCTTAAAGGTAAGATAACCTCACAGTTGttttaaatctcaaaatgtaagatgttttataagtaAAGTTGATTGTTTCAAATGTGACATGTATTGTGTATTCagaaatgtatacttttttcaGCAAATTTGATGGTTTACTTCCAAGATTTATTTAGTAATGATGAGGAATTTCATACTCATATAATGATAGTTAAGTGTAACTGGCTTAAttcaataatatattataaaagtatttgtGATTATAATAATAGCTAACTAGCtaaattaatgtaaaattactaAAGTTACCGGCCCGTCATACTAGTCATTTGCTCTCAAAGTTTAGGTATACTTCACTTTCAGAGTGGGAAAGTAAAGTaactgcatttagaggcagacAGCGCTAATTCTGTAATCTCAGTTTCACTTTTGCGTGCTCAGGGCTTTCCACACATTCACTatattatttaatgatatataaatagcatagatttttttacacattttctaaggGTGTACCTACATTATATGAACCCTGTATGAAATGTAAAACTTTAGCTGTCACTGTAAAACACTCTGATATGTGCAGATGAGTGGGGGAGTGGGGAcaatcaacatgatctcacgaagttccgtgggatagtcacggaattttttgctaatttttccgtggcattctcacggatctcctcatatttccgtggccctgacacggactttcttttccgtggcattctcacggattggttactcaactgttttttcctattttcaaaccattgtcgcttcggtttagggttagatttggtgtttgcgttattatttcactttaagtattggtttatactattttttttatgtattcttttatattttctaaactttaatcaattgtcgcctggcgttggggttagagttgggtttgggtagggatgtcattttatgtaaatctaaccctaaaccgaagcgacaatggtaagaaaataggacaaaacagttgagtaaccaatccgtgagaatgccacggaaaagaaagtccgtggcagggccacggaaatatgaggagatccgtgagaatgccacggaaaaatgagcaaaaaattccgtgactatgccacggaaattcgtgagatcactCTGGTACGGTTCGGTCTGTTTAAGTATGATAAGTAAGTGCACCCTAATATAACTTTGTGCTCGTCTGAAAGAAGATGATCATATGTATTAACATGGATTAAATCATGCAGAAATTTTCATTATTCTGTGAACTATTATTCTATTATAATAGACTATtattttaaccctggagaatccacgggtcaaatttggccaatgttaatcaatgttaagagaagggttcttgggttctccagggttaattTTCTATTCATCCAAAAATCCTGAAAAACACTAAAACATGAAGCAACACAACTGTTGATAATCAGAAATGTTAATTGAGCAGCAAATCAGCGTATTAGAATGATCTCTGAAGAATATTGTGACACTGAAGACTGGAGTAATGATGCTAAAATTTCAACATTAATCACAAGAATAAATTACAGTTTACAATATATTCACATTATAAACAGCTTATTTACTTTGTGATAATGTTTCacaacatttctgtttttactgtatttttggtCAAATAAATAATCACAAGCTTAAACTTTTGAATAGCAGTGTATAAGTTTGAGGTTTTACTTACTAGTCATATGGTTCAGAGATGTTTTCTGACAGGTCTGTTCCAACCCTACTGCTTGGCCATTAGCATGGACAAATCTACAAACATAACATTCAATCTGTCacagagaaaacaatatataaaatatgcagTGTAAGATTTACTTATTTAATATTGCTCACACAATGCTACTCACGTTTAGATGTCAACATCTTAAAATAACTGTGATAAATGTGGAAAATTTGAAAAGCAGTTTTCTACACCTGTCTGCAACTCCCTTcagaaaatgttgaaatcttgAGCTTCTCTTCTATTATAGAGGGTTTTTGTCACTCCTGAAATCAGAGAACAACATGTCTGTATTTGTATACGATAAAACATACGTACTAACGTTATAGCTTCAGCACTCCGTGCAATTTAACAAGGTTTAGACGTTACAGTACATCGCATATTTAGACTAAATAAATTTGCCTACTTCCAGTCATGCACTGACAACGTTAACAAAGACTTTGAAACCTCTCATCTATGTTTTCAAAAGCCCAAACGTTCATAAACAAGAGCAAAAGCTAAcgcttatagacggtttcagcagtaacataCATACAGTAAAGAGGCTTTTGTGgaaaacacgtaacttccgttAAACTCTGCTAagcaaaaataacaacaaagtcctagCTTATAACAAGCAAATTAACAACACGTATATTACATtggaaacaaaaaaaatattttcgaCGAGTTATTttttcaagagatcagtttagcaagtAAACCAACAGAAACCGGAAGCACAGTTCCGACCGCATGTGCGGAAACATGTTGGGATGGTAACGAACTTTTCTCAAAGACACAAGCCATTTATATGAGGTAAATATATAACAAAACCGTGTCAACAACAGGTTTTAGTATTATTTGTGTGATTTGATGGACTAAACTTACTTGAAAACAGCGAAGAAACCGCGGGAGACGGAGCTAGCTGTCCTCGTGCTCCTTCAGTTTCCATGGTAACTCCCTTCGTGATTTAAAGGGGCAGGACATGTTTCGCGTGCACAGCATAGCCATTGGCCTATTATATACATGGTAAAGCCTCACACcatttacataaataaacatctcTGGAATTAGAACAGTacataacactttaaaatatctttaaattgtttataaatCGTAAAAACTTATTTGGTTGTTCTGTGTACTATTCATCATTGCCCCATTGCAAAGTGACACATCTGCATGTGATAGTGGGAcgattttgtattgttttacacTTGTGTAGCACTTTCTATTTATTCtacaatttgttttttaatctttGCTTTTGTTAAAGATGTACTTTATCCTATtcttaaaggtcacataacaTTTTTCTGCTAAGCTGTAAAAGGttaaatagttcacccaaaaatgaaaactctgtcatcatttactcaccctcatgttgttacaaacctgcataaatgtctttggatcccattcacttctatagcaGGAATTGGAAAagtaatactatggaagtaaacgGGGTCCACGAACAGTTTGGTTAAACTTAAGTAGCCTACCTATCGAATAGTAGTGTGCATCCTTCAAATCTCAGAAGAGTCTTTtatatcagatttataaaagacagatcagttGTTTTCAAAAAACAGGAGCTCCTGGAAATAACTGTTATTTTTACCCATTCTATCAAATTTTAAGCTACAAAGAGCAAAACTAGTTTTAACTTGTCCATAACTTGGCAAATGACCATGGAATAAGTGGGATAATCAATGACTTGCTGTGCATTAAAGGATTTTAAATGGGGTTTGGGGTTCTTTGCCTCAGCGTTGtgcatttacaagtctttaatGCAGGGCAAGCAGTTTACATTAAATATGCAGCGGGTAAAATTTAACTCGTCACCATTTTTCCTCAGTTACCATATATTTCTAAAGGTGTTATtgactagggctgggtatcgattcagatgttccagatcgattcaatttcgattcacaaggtatcaaatcgattcgatttcgattctcgattcaattttcgattcaagtgggtaattaataaaaagaaattaaaagcacaacactgtcgttgtcgtcttgcttgcgaaatctaaaatgcttccaaacctcttactttttatgtgaaggtggcatcaatgTCAATGAAGCACCTAAAACCACAATTTTAaacactgaatgaaagaatgacacgctccttggtaacatcgcgcaaggcaaagaagagggtgacatctagtgaagaatactagtaatttgattaatgttaatcttaagttcaatgtttgcaggaaaaaatctgaaaaaaaaatcgattctgctctttgagaatcgattctgaatcgaccatgttaaaaaaaacgattaatacgaaaatcgatttttttgcccagccctattatTGACATTAAATTTTCACCAGATGTtgcacataaatgtaaaatttttagCTGACTAAAACAAGCTGTTCTTAATGGATTATCAAAAAATTGTCGCCTAGAATTCTTTGAGTTCTGTGCCAGAGTCCAAGAAGATCTGATAGACAAAGCTGTCTGATTATGATAAATATGGTTGAATTATTTGAGCCGAATATGAAGAAGCCTAGCCCTGTCAGATCTAGAAGAAAAATTACAATGGAAAAAATTCAGCTGCCTtcctttacattttaaaaccaaTAAGCTAACCATGCAGCATATTACATATCTGGCCCATAAATAAGCCgaaacacacataaaaacagTCTGATGTCAACATAACCATAAACCAGTAATATCTGGCCCACACACAACAAAAAGCCATCACTCATCCTAAACCGATTTGTCACACAAGGGCCAGGACTGGCCCAAACACAACAAGCCACAACTCACGCTAAAACCGGGTTGTCGCACTCAGCCGTATCTGGCCCACACACAACAATCCACAACTCAAACTACAATTGGCTTGTCGCACACGGGCCGTATCTGGCCCACACATAACAAGCCGCAACTCAAATTAAAACTCGGCTTGTTGCACACGGGACGTAGCTGGCCCAGACATAACAAGCCGCAACTCAAATTAAAACCGGCTTGTCGCACATGGGCCGTATCTGGCCCACACACAACAAGCCACAACTCACACTAAAAACGGCTTGATGTGTGTGGGCCAGATATGGCCCATATGGCCTTTGACGCCACCGGAACTGAGCCATATGTGACATAGTTGGCCCAGATGAGGCCCGGTAGTGCATGCTATCTGGGATGTGATGAGTTACATTCACTTCTTATTTTTCCAGATGAATTTGCCTTTCAAACAATAAATATCTAAGATCTCTAACTGTCTAAAAAATGTGTAAGCATGCTaaattgacaaaaatgttaaatgcctttttatttgtacaataacaatatgttatattataatatattctAAGTTATATTTAAAAAGCACAGACGGAAGGTTTTTCTTTGTCCTCAGCTCCCCTTCAGTATGCTAGTTTATGACTTGGGTTTTGCAATTCTATTTGTTGAACTTCTGTTCATAAAAGTTTTGTAACAGATCTTTAGAGACATTTAACCCACCCTTGGAGAAGAGTTTGTGACTGGACTTCACAGACTCAAACTGAAGAAGACTTCTAAACTAATCGAAAGACATCAATAATCTCTGTAGATGGCAGTTCGTCTCTCCACCTTCTAACTAGTGGAGCTTTCCTTTACTATGCTCAACCTCATCAAGCTACCTCAAGTGTTCACCATTAACCAAGTTCCTAAGGTAAGAAAGGTTTTCAATGCTCATGCCCATTTGCAAGAAATGTCATTATACTGCACTTCTGCGTATGTTGCATGCACTTGTGCTTTACACATGGAAAGTGTACCTGAAGATATGGTGACCCTAGTAAAGTAAAGCAGATACATTTACCTTTTGTCTCATTGTAGGTCTTTCATGAAGATGGCATCATGTCAGGTTATCGCCACCCATGCAGCTCCGCCAAAGACTGTGTACTTAGTCTTTTCCAGCTAACAAATGAAACCCTTAATATTTGGACTCATTTTCTGCCTACGTGGTAATTATATTTTCAGCATTCATGGgaaactttttttatatttttaatacttttCTAGATATGTCATCTGAATTCGTGTTTTTGGATGATGTTTTATCTTTGTGCATTAATTTATCATTTGATAACTTAATATTAGACATAAGTCAACATTACTCTGTGTACTGTAAAGAAAGGTTACTGAAAATTTACTAaagttaaaaaatatgttatttactgtatattttttaagtagaaCTTTTATATTCCTTTTGTTTTATCagttaattatacatttaacttCATATTATGGGGGCTTTGCCTCTTTATGGGATAGTGCCTTGGACAGAGGGCATGTCATGGTTCAGGTTTAAACCTCACCAATTTTAACTTGACACTACAGTTGTGATATGGCTTTGACACATCTAACTTTTACTGTATGTTGTTAACTTATTGATGGGCTGTTTTTTTGCAAGGTTTTTCTTATGGAAACTGCTGACAGTGGTGTTGATTCAGGGTGATTGGCAAGATCCTTTCACCTGGCCCCTGCTGGTGTTCCTAGTGTCATGTTGTGTGTACCCACTCGCTTCCAGCTGTGCTCACACCTTTAGCATCATGTCAGAACAGGCCAGACACATCTGCTTCTTCTTTGATTATGGAGCACTCAGCTTTTACAGCCTTGGTAAGAGTATTAAGATATGCACACATAACCTATCCTTAATAGTCCCCTTGTTTCCACTAGAATTATATAGCATGCAATTAATGCCTACATAATCTAGATAAAAACACAATCAGTACCTTTTTTCACATGGCAGTTTTTCTtgtctgttttttatgtgtttgcTTATCAACAGGTTCTGCCATTACTTACTCATTTTACACATTTCCGGATAAATGGGTTAACAGCACCTTCCACAAGTACTATGTTCCTATAGCTGTTGTCAACTCCACTATCTCCACGACAATGGCCTGCTATTCAAGGTATCCTGGTTAACTTGAACAATATAAGTTAAAATGCAGTATTACTCTAATGGCCATTAAATATTAGTTAGTATTTGAAATGCCTTATTGTTACAAATGTCACTAGTCATTTTATTTGACTGTTTTTCGTTGCAAAAAGCTCTccatgcaagcttttttggcaaaaacttTGTTTCCCAGTCCAAACCTATCTCTCTCCAGTCACGCTTCactgtcctttctgaataaTGGTAAAGGCTCAAAAATAtcctcatatatatatatatatatttagtaaacctcctttaacctggtaaaaaactctttggtgaaAAAGCGATGTGGCGTTTCACAAATTCTGCCAATTTGTTAAGCAGATGTGAAGATATTTGataaacatataatatgtgCCAAGAGCATTCATTCAATATGATTATCttatttttgatggaggtggcatTTAGTGGTTTTTGCATCTGAGCCCTTCATAGTTCGAGAGCTTCTTTTCAAAGGGAACCCTTTTGAACAAATGTCCAACTAACCACTTCTTTATTTGACCTGGTTTGTCTTTTTCAGAACAATTATcttattaaaagttttttttttgttatttctgggatatataaataattatctAATGATACAACAATGCTTTTCAGGTTTTCTGAGAAATTAGAAAAGAGAATATGCAAATGTCTGCGGGTAATGGCCTTTGTCTATCCATATCTCTTTGACAATATTCCTCTATTTTATAGAGTAAGTGCTTTGGTCAATTTTGTAAAGctctttaaatgttaaaattctgATTTGATTGTTATTGTATAGACttatttttaatacttttttttaatagattTTTGTGTGCGTTGGTGAGGGTTGCACAGTAAATGAGGCCAGTGCGGTTCATTACCAGCACACAACGCTGACTCTTCTCACTGGCTTTCTTTTTGCCACACATCTGCCTGAACGCTTGGCTCCCGGCAGTTTTGACTACATAGGTTACTTGCTTAAGCTAAACATCATAAAGTCAGAAAACGCACCAGTGGCTGTCATTTTAAACTATGCTCTTTTTATGTATCATTCACAGGTCACAGTCATCAACTCTTCCATGTATTTGCTATTATTGCCACATATTTCCAGATGACTGCCATTGAACTGGACATGGCTGCACGGAGGCAGTGGCTTCATGCTCATTTGCCACCAATCACCTTTTTAAACACTGCAGGAGCAGCATTCCTTTGTGTGGCCAGCAGtctttgtattatttatttcttcAGCATGGCACTATTCTCCAACAGAAGGATGAAGGAACGAAAGAAAGAAGTGACATGAGTTCTTATGTGTATAATGTGGCCAATGAAAACACAAAGTCACAAACAAGAAGAAAGAGGCCACAAGATTGTATAATTTATGTGTTTTCGATTATTTTGTTTGTCTAATGTTCTACTTTAACATTTGCACAATTTCAAATCACATTTCCACAAatcaataattacattttttagacCTATTTTATAATCAACCTTTTTGAACACTGTTTATGTACGATTACTgcttgtaaataaataaaagattgttggttttataaatatgttaaataataaatatataatttgaTTGTATACATTGGTATTCCTTTGCATTCATGTTTCCGattaatttaaattaagattttatttttatatgagTGCCTTTAAAACACTAAGTATAAAATATGTATTGGTTAAATAAACATATACAGTTTGTCTGTAAAGAAAGGCGAAAAACAATGTATttactttatatatttttatatattttcatgGAGCGCTCGCGCTGGAATTTTGGAGACCGGAAATTGTCAGTTACATATCAGGCGGGGATAAGGGCGGGACTTCCGTTTGTTTGAGTTGTGGTTCAGCTCGCTGATTGGCCACATTTGAAAAATCTGTTTCTGACGAATTAGAGGG contains:
- the paqr5a gene encoding membrane progestin receptor gamma-A isoform X1; translation: MLNLIKLPQVFTINQVPKVFHEDGIMSGYRHPCSSAKDCVLSLFQLTNETLNIWTHFLPTWFFLWKLLTVVLIQGDWQDPFTWPLLVFLVSCCVYPLASSCAHTFSIMSEQARHICFFFDYGALSFYSLGSAITYSFYTFPDKWVNSTFHKYYVPIAVVNSTISTTMACYSRFSEKLEKRICKCLRVMAFVYPYLFDNIPLFYRIFVCVGEGCTVNEASAVHYQHTTLTLLTGFLFATHLPERLAPGSFDYIGHSHQLFHVFAIIATYFQMTAIELDMAARRQWLHAHLPPITFLNTAGAAFLCVASSLCIIYFFSMALFSNRRMKERKKEVT
- the paqr5a gene encoding membrane progestin receptor gamma-A isoform X2, encoding MLNLIKLPQVFTINQVPKVFHEDGIMSGYRHPCSSAKDCVLSLFQLTNETLNIWTHFLPTWFFLWKLLTVVLIQGDWQDPFTWPLLVFLVSCCVYPLASSCAHTFSIMSEQARHICFFFDYGALSFYSLGSAITYSFYTFPDKWVNSTFHKYYVPIAVVNSTISTTMACYSRFSEKLEKRICKCLRIFVCVGEGCTVNEASAVHYQHTTLTLLTGFLFATHLPERLAPGSFDYIGHSHQLFHVFAIIATYFQMTAIELDMAARRQWLHAHLPPITFLNTAGAAFLCVASSLCIIYFFSMALFSNRRMKERKKEVT